CTAGGGATTTTTTtactaacaattttatttttcaggttGGGAACGGTTATCATACTTCCTTTTGGCGAGCTAATTGGTTGAACGGAGGAATTTTAAAGAACCTCTTTCCGGGTCTTTTTAATGTTTCTCTTTTGCAAAATGCTTCAATTGGTGCTATGGGAGGTTGGAGCGAAGGGAGGTGGATATGGGGGGACTTCGGTATTGCGGCTGCCGCTTCTTTGCAAGCTAGTGAGGATTTCAATCAATTTCGTATGCTGCTGGATGCTGTTCCGGTTTTATGGTCCGACAGCCCCGACAGGGTTAGATGGATGCATGGTATTGATGGCTTATTTTCCGTCTCTTCTTGTTATAATTGTTTGAATTTACAGCACATTCCTCTTGGCCCGGATAATCGCTTCCATTCCGCTTTTAGTGCTATTTGGAAGGTGGAGGCACCGGTTAAAGTGAAGGCGTTTGGTTGGAGGTGTTTTCTAAACAAGCTACCGACGAAAGACTCTCTTTTTCACAAAGGTATTCTCAATTCTTCCTCGAATTTAGAATGTACTTTTTGTGGTGATAGTCATGAAACGTTATTACATTCCTTTTTATCTTGTCGGAATTCCGTAATTGTTTGGAGGGAGATATCCGATTGGGTGGgaatgaattttcaaagtttttcgGATTTTAAAGAGGGGTATTGTCTTTGGAGCTCTTTTTGCCGGAAAAAGAAAGTCAAAAAGGGAAAGGAGGGAATCATTTGGTTGGCTATTATTTGGAGTTTGTGGCTTCGTAGGAATGATATAGTCTTCAACAATGCTTCTTGGAACTCTAGAGATGTGGTTTGGAGTATTAAGGCCTTATTGTGGAGGTGGTCTTTCATTGGGAAAATTACTCATTCCTattgtaatttctatgagtttagcaataacccaATGTTTTACTTATCTTAAGGTTGCAAtcggtttgtaattttctttggtTATCGTCTTGTATTTGTTGAACCGGTTGGtggttattttaatatattagtctcttgctttcaaaaaaaaaagaaagtactGGGATGCAATATTTATCTTGTTGTCTTTTGATTCCCGCTCGAAAGCGGATACGCAAAACTCAAACTCAGTTTAGGCTGCCACGCAAGCACGAgaaaacaaaactcaaaatttgaatTCCCGCTCGAAACCAAATTGCGCAAAACTCAAATTTCCCTTAACCTGCCACGCTGGCGATCCGCATGGAACCCCTCTAAGCCAATCAGATTGAAGAACCTAACCCCTATATATACCAAaccgaaacactcaaactctcacAACATCACAATTCACAACAACACAATCTCTTCCTCGTTATCCTCTGCAAATTTAATACAAAAAGAAAAGTTACAATGGCTACAGGTACACCTGCAACAACCAAGAAAGGTGGAAGAGGCAAACAACCAAAAACCAAATCTGTTTCAAGGTCAACCAAAGCCGGTCTTCAGTTTCCCGTCGGCCGTATCGCTCGCTTCCTTAAAGCTGGTCGATACGCTCAGCGTGTTGGTTCTGGTTCACCGGTTTACCTCTCTGCCGTTCTTGAATACCTTTGCGCTGAGGTAAATTTCACTAGTTATGTAATTTTGATATTATGATTCTATTGCTGTGTTCATTTCTGAAATTGTTATTTTTTGGTGGTTTAGGTTTTGGAACTTGCTGGTAACGCTGCGAGGGATAACAAGAAGACGAGGATTGTACCGAGACACATTCAACTTGCTGTGAGGAACGACGAGGAATTGAGTAAATTGATGGGATCTGTCACTATTGCTAATGGAGGTGTGTTGCCTAACATTCATCAGAATTTGTTGCCTAAGAAGGTTGCTGGAAAGGGGAAAGGAGAGATTGGATCTGTTAGTCAAGAATTTTAGGCACTCGGGTGTGTAGTTTTTCTTGTAACGTTATTTATGGTTTGGCTATTGTTCCTATTTGAGATTAGTTAGGACTGGCGTTGGAGGTTGTATAGCTCTTCATTCTGATtaatataatttcatgtttgggTTATTagccaaaaaataaaaagaaagaacaaaCTGACAATGATTGAAATTTTGGGGGACATGACAAAATTTACCCTTAGAAAAACTATTTCTGAATCATTCAAAGTATATAAGAATAATATGATTTTCATGAAGTGCATCGAGAGAAAAGCATTAATGGTTTAAGTAACAGGGTACCGGGTAATATCTGAGAAAGGAAAATAATATGGAAACAAAAAGACTACTAGTGTGAGGAAAACTTGCTGTTATTTAACATAGGATTGAAACACATCAAATATAAGGATGGCTGTTGAGTAATATAATGTGGAAACAATACTTCATAGATCAATTTTTCTAGAAGAGTTTGGGTTTATACTTTGAAACATAATAGTAACACATTTGAAAAGTTTAATAATTCACATACTCTTATAGGAAATTAGTTGGGAACTAAATTAAAAGTTTGTAGGAAACAAGCTATAAAGAGGCTTAGATTTGTAGTTGACAAAACCACAACTAAATGACCTCACAGAAAGTGTTATCAAGAGTGTTTTGGAGCGGGGCAAGATGCAAGTTGTTGGAATGAGTTACCCATGAGTTTCTAGGATGAAGTTTTTGCCAACACAACTTATTTGATAGACCTATGTCCATCCACTATATATATGATTGAGACACCTATAAAAGTTTGGAGTGTGAGGTAGTGAGTCATTAGTTTATTGGTCAATAGACCAGTCGTcataacaaaattattataggtATAAAACCTGTCGAATCAAATGATTCAGTCTCAACAAAATATAACTattacttaaattttttgaaaatatcattataaataaattcacaaattcataatttaaattcaaattttaaacatttgTATCACACATTATAAAATGATACAAAATTATAATGTATAATTACAAATAAAGTTTAatcacaacataatctaattgaataatttataataaaataattctattgtctactaaattaaattttaagaaagaaaaattgttttcaatgttgggatcttcttcttcaatatcaaaatcttcggtaacaaaatcaatcacatctacaacatttttttaattttttattttaattttttattaaaataatcaaaatgacgtcgttttaattttttaaaataaaaaaaatttaaaatgtattTAAACCGTCGATTCAGAAAAACTGTCTGTTTTTCCGATTTTGACCGATTCACATCGGTTCAATGACATATCCGATTCAGCTATTGAACCAGActggttacctggccggttcgaCCGGCCGGTCCGATCGATAGAATActctaatttaaatatatttggaAGGGTATGAGttcatattttgaaaaataaaggaATGCCTTTGAAAATTTTAAGGAATGACATGATATTATAGGaaaaccagtgttttaaaaaccggaccggtcatcgaaccagTGAGGGTATTGGGTCACTAGTTTATCGGTCGAACTACTGGGTCACTAGTCGAATCGCACGACCAAACTAGATTAAAccagattaaaccggataactcggttgaatagacctgtcattatataggtataaaaccggtcgaaccggatgattcagtctctaaaaaaatataactagcttttaaattttttaaaaatatcatatcataaattcacaatttcataacttaaattcaaattttaaacaaaggtatcacacataacaaaatagtaaaaaattacaaagtctaattgcaaacaaagtctaattacaacataatctaaacaaagtctaattacaacataatctaattgaatagtttataacaaaataactccaatgtgtaccaaatttaattcaaaataagatcctcctaaaaagaaaatcaaataaaattcaatatgtttatgctatttaagaaaatttattagcaaagataacaaatagtcaataaagtttttaatttgtcactaacgaaaaaaactatgtgagaatgctatttaagtaatacactactaaatatatgaaaaaaaaagttaaaaaaaaaagtttaaaagaaatgttaaaaaaaagtttaaaagaaatgtaaaaaaaaagttaaaaaaaaaattaaaaaaaaagtttaaacaaAAAAGcgaaaaaaaaagcaattaaaccgtcggttttcccggttttcaccggttcccaccggtttgatggcatacccgatccGACTATTGAACTAGACCGGTTACCTGACCGGTTCCCaattcgaccggtccgaccggccggtctggtccggtttttaaaagaCTGAGGAAAACCTTAGCACACCAGCTTCTATATGTTTGTGACGTAAGCTTTTTCCAGTTTGAGACAACAATAGCATCTTGACTAAATTATTGAATTCCaataataaaagacaaacaaATAAAACACCCTCACATATTATAAAGAGGCATAGATCAAAACAAATTGAAATATACCATAGATCATATCTATAGGAAAATTTCCATAGAAGTAAGCATTCTAAGTTCATTAATTCACATCAACCATGGCAAAATCTTCATCATTCTCcataacatttttcatctctataatATCCTTTGCCACTGCCACTAAATACTATCAAAGCCTATCCCCAACAATGTTAGGTTTTCAAGAAGAAAAATTCACCCACCTTCACTTCTACTTTCACGACATCGTCACAGGCCCAAAACCAAGCATGGTATTTGTAGCCGAACCTAATGGTAAGGCAAAAAACGCCTTGCCATTTGGGACGGTTGTGGCGATGGACGATCCGTTAACGGCCGGACCCGAACGTGACTCGAAACTTGTAGGCAAGGCACAAGGAATTTATATTTCTATATCACAAGAAGAGATGGGACTAATGATGGTGATGACTATGGCGTTTTCAGATGGAGAGTTTAATGGAAGCACACTTAACATATTAGGTAGGAACATGATCATGAGTGAAGCTGTTAGAGAAATGGCCATTGTTGGT
The Vicia villosa cultivar HV-30 ecotype Madison, WI linkage group LG6, Vvil1.0, whole genome shotgun sequence genome window above contains:
- the LOC131612503 gene encoding histone H2AX-like is translated as MATGTPATTKKGGRGKQPKTKSVSRSTKAGLQFPVGRIARFLKAGRYAQRVGSGSPVYLSAVLEYLCAEVLELAGNAARDNKKTRIVPRHIQLAVRNDEELSKLMGSVTIANGGVLPNIHQNLLPKKVAGKGKGEIGSVSQEF
- the LOC131612504 gene encoding pterocarpan synthase 1-like produces the protein MAKSSSFSITFFISIISFATATKYYQSLSPTMLGFQEEKFTHLHFYFHDIVTGPKPSMVFVAEPNGKAKNALPFGTVVAMDDPLTAGPERDSKLVGKAQGIYISISQEEMGLMMVMTMAFSDGEFNGSTLNILGRNMIMSEAVREMAIVGGTGAFRFVRGYAQAKFFSVDFTTGDAIVEYDVFVFHY